Genomic DNA from Neisseria lisongii:
TGTTTGAAATATGATATGAATCAAATTAACATAAACTATCACAGCGGCGTTTACATTGCCGCTTAGCCGTTTTATCTATATTGTTCATATAGATATAAATGCCGTCTGAAAATCCGCCTCCTAACCTGTTTTAACACCGGAAACTGAGCCAAATGCTGAATTACACCGTCCGCCCCAAATGCCTGCCGCATGAATGGGAAATTACGTTAAGTTTCATTAAAAATAACACCTTGCCGCTGGAAATCAGCCTGCCGAATTGGGTTCCCGGCAGCTATTTGGTGCGTGATTTTTCCCGCCACATCACCTCACTGAAAGCCTTTTGCAACAAGCAGCCGGCGGTTTTGCAGCAAAAAAGTAAAAATATTTGGACAGCCGACGCTTGCGAGGGAGAGTGGCAAATTTGCTACACTGTTTACGCATTCGATACATCGGTGCGCGGCGCATTTTTAAACACCGAACGCGGTTTTTTTGACGGGGCTTGTCTGTTTTTGCGTATTTCCGGCTATGAAACCCTGCCCCACCGCCTCACTTTCGAACACCTCCCCGAACGCTGGCAAACAGCCACTTCCATGCCGCAGATTGCGCCGCACACTTTTCAGACGGCCTCGTATGCCGAATTTATCGATCACCCGTTTGAATTCGGCCAAATCGAGTTTCTTGAATTTGAAGCCGCCGGTATCGCCCACCGTATTGCCCTCAGCGGCATTTATCCCGAATTCGACCGCAACCGCCTGATTAACGATGTGCAGAAAATCTGCGCTGCCGAGCTGGCCGCTTTCCCCGCCCCTGCCCCGTTTACCGAATATTTGTTCCTGCTCCATCTCGGCGACAATATCTACGGCGGCTTGGAACATTTAAGCAGCACCGCCCTGCAGTCCGACCGCCACAGCCTGCCCGCTGCAGGCATGGAAGAGGCCGACGATGCCTACACCCAGCTGCTCGGCCTGTTCAGCCACGAATATTTCCACGCATGGAACGTCAAATCCATCAAGCCCGCCGCTTTCGCCCCGTACGACCTCAACCAAGAATGCTATACCGAGCAATTATGGGCATTTGAAGGCATTACTTCTTATTACGACGATTTATTCCTAGCCCGCAGCGGCGTGATTGCCCCCGAAGCCTATCTCAAACTGCTCGGCCAACTTATCAGCCGCATCCGCCAAACCCCCGGCCGTCTGAAACAGAGTTTGGCCGAATCCAGCTTCACCGCATGGAACAAGTTTTACAAGCAGGACGAAAACAGCAGCAACGCCATCGTCAGCTACTACCAAAAAGGCGCACTCGCCGCCCTATGCCTCGACCTGACCATCCGCCGCCAAAGCAACGGCAAAACCTCGCTGGATAACGTGATGCGGCGACTTTACCAAGACTGGCTGGAACACGGCACAGGCATACCCGAAGGCGGCTGGGAAGCCCGTTGCCAAGAAATCACCGGCCTCAACCTCGAAGCCTATTTTCAGACGGCCTTATCCAGCACCGACGAATTACCTCTGGAAAACTGTCTGCAATCCGCCGGCATTACGCTCGAATGGCAACAGCCAAACGCCGCCGCCCCAATCGGCGCACGTTTTACCCAACACGCCGACCATGCCGTCCTTACCCAAGTTCTCAACAGCAGCAGCGCCGAAAACGGCGGCCTGTGTCCGCACGACAAAATCATCGCCCTCAACGGCTACGCCTGCACCGACTTGGCGGCACAATGGCGCAAACTCGCCGTCGGCGACAGCGCCGCCGTCCACTTTTTCCGCAACGGCATCTTGCGGCAAACCGTCCTCACAGCCCAAGCCGCAGAAGCCGACACCGCCGCACTCCATATCGCCGACCAACGTTTGTTTGAAAACTGGCTGTTCAATCATTAAACCGTATTTTCAAACGGCCTCGACAGATAAAACAGGCCGTCTGAAAATATGATATATAGGAAATCAAAATAGGATTGGTGGGCAACAAGTTGCGCCACCCTACACTGTTCCCCGTCCCGCTGGCGGGAAGGAGAATCGTGTGTAGCGTGCTTGCCCAAGCATGCACGTGTTCTTTAATTCCACATGAATGCCGTCTGAAAACGAGCAAAGCAAGTTTCTGCGCAGCTAAAATCAGATTTTCAGACGACTTCGACATAAAACTCACAGAACAGGTGCGTGCTTTGGCAAGCACCCTACAAGTGCCGGATTAAATGGTATGGATTATTCAGTTAATTCACTATAGTAAATACACTGAATAAATCATACGGTTTTTAAACATGGCGTAGGTTGGGTCGAAACCCAATTCGATTGGGAATACCTTGAAATATAAGGTTGGGTTACGCTCGTGCCTCGCTAACCTCAACCTACCCTGCTTTTGTATAGAAAATTCAGTGTTTTAACTATATATAGTGAAATACTGCTCAACCCCCGTTACCCGCCCCGAAAGGAAACCCCATGTCTATCCAAAAACTCACCGATACCCTCTACATCGCCCCGCAACTCACCCAGTCAGACATCGAACAAGCCGCCGCTTTGGGCATTCAAACCGTTATCTGCAACCGCCCCGACGGAGAAGACCCGGCGCAGCCCGAGTTTGCACAAATCCGACAATCATTGGCGGCACACAATATCACCGCACTGCACCAACCCATTGCCTCCCCCAACCATATTCAGGCCGCCGACATCGACACCTTCGCCGCCGCCCTGCAAACCGTCCCAGCCCCCATCCTCGCCTATTGCCGCAGCGGCACCCGTTCCGCCTTATTATGGGGCTTGGCACAAATCCGCAACGGCGGCAACCCCGCAACCGTCCTCGCCGCCGCCCAAGCAGCAAGAATCGATTTAAGCCGCTTTGTGCCGATGTTGGAAGATGCAGCAAAATAGCCAAATACGGCAAAGCCGTCTGAAAATCGGATTTTCAGACGGCTTGTGTGTTTTCAAAACCCTAAAACAATCAGCGGCAAGCGGCCAAGGTTTGCTTCAATCGACCGACGTTGCTGACTTTGCACGCTGCGGCGGAGCAGTTTACGGTATAGACGATGTTTTGGCGTTCGCCGTATTGCACGAAGCTGGCACGCACTTTGTTGCCGCCTAAAGCGCTGACGCTGACTTTGGCTGCAGTTTCCGGGTCTTGGTTGTTCCACATCGGGTCGGCATCGACGCAGAGTTCGCCGCTTTTCTCGCTGCGGACGATTAATTTTTTCAGCGCACCGTCGGCGTGTTTTTTCACCACGCTGGTGCCGTCGTTGTGGCGGGCTTCCTGATACATTTTCTGCACCAATGCTACGCCGTCGGCCCATGCGGCGGGGGTAAGTGCCAACACGGCACAGGCGGTCAACAGTTTTTTCATTTTATTCTCCATCACAGTGTAAACAAAATTGCTCGGTATGCAGTGCATTCATCATACCGAAAATCATTGTATTAACGGATTTCAATCAACGCCAGCAACTAAAAGTTGCACCACTTATCCGAAAAGTATAGTGAAATAACCCCAAAGCACTACAGCGTTGGCTTCTCCTTGCCGTATTATTTATACTGTCTGCGGCTCGCCGCCTTGTATTGCTTTGGGGTTATTCACTATACCTGCGTTTACCCGAACAGTGGCGCCAACAGGCCGTCTGAAAAAACGATTTTCAGACGGCTTATTCATCAAGTCAAGCCGGTTTTCTCAATTGCCAGTATAAACGGCGGGCTGTTTTGCTGGTTGATAAACTGATACTGCAACACCTTAAACTGCTGTTGCGGCAACTTGGCGGCATAGTCCAGCAGGGCTTGGGCTTCGGTTTTGCCTGCGGCGTGGCCGTGATACAGCACCAACACGGCAATGCCGCCGGTTTTGAGCAGATTCAGCGTTTGCGCTACCGCCTGAATGCTGGTTTCGGCTTGGGTGGTAATGGTTTTGTCGCCGTGCGGCAAATAGCCGAAGTTGAACACGGCGGCGGCAAGCGGACGGCGGACAAATTCGCTCAAGCGTTGGTGTCCGGCATGAATCAGGCGCACTTGCCGCAGCATGTCCGCCTGCTGCAGACGTTGGCGGGTGGCGGCAAGGGCGGTTTCCTGAATATCGAAAGCATACACCGTGCCGCTATCGCCGACGCAGCGGGCCAGCAACAGCGTATCATGGCCGTTGCCCGCCGTGCCGTCCAGCACACAGTCGCCGCTGCGTATGGCGTGTTGCAGCAGGGAATGGGCAAAGGGAAGAATGGCTAACATGGTTGGATTGGGTAAAAAAAGATTGTTGTAAAAATTGTATTATTGTGCGTTGATTTTAATCGGAAAAATATCGAAAACCGATAAACCACCCTTCCCGCCTGCGGGACGGGGTTATTAAACTTGCTGAGCAATATACGAATTTTCCATACAAAAGCAGGCGTAGTTTGTGGTTAGCGAGGCACGGGCGTAACCCAACAAAATCTTATGTTTCAAGGTATTTCCAATCGTGTTGGGTTGCGACCCAACCTTGTATAAGAAACACCAACCACAAGATAAAATAAAAAGCCCCCGACAGAAGCAGCTATCAGGGGCGGGATTGAAAACAGAGTTGTACGCCAACCTTGGGCTTCAAAGCCCGCGACGTAGATAAAAGCCTGTTTTCAATGTCCAAACACCCCGAATAGTATCATAGACATGCTGTGCATAGTCTGCATTCACAAGGTTAGGAGCATGATGGACACCCCATTTTATTTTATCGGCATCGATATTGCCAAGTTAAAGTTCGATGTTGCGGTCAAAAAATCCGCAAAAGTGTATCAACACCACCGGTTTGAGAACCATCCTCAAGGATTTGCTGCTTTGAGCGAATGGCTGAACAGCTTTTCAGATAAGCCGCTCTATATCGTGATGGAAGCGACAAACGTCTATCACGAAAGGTTGTGCGAATACTTATATACGGCCGGACATTCGGTAGTCGTGATTAATCCCAAATGTGCCGCCAACTTTGCCAAAGGTTTGAACTTACGTTCCAAAACCGACAAAGCGGATGCCAAATTACTTGCCCGCTTAGCCGAAAGCTATGTTCATGAATTTGACCTGTGGCAACCGAAGGGCAATAACGAAAAAGCCTTATTGCGCCAACTTCGCCATCTCGAACATTTAAAAGCAGCGCTGACCAAAGAAAAAGTCCGGCTGCAGATGCTGTTGGACGAGTATGCAATGGTTTCGTCCGAACGTCTGATTGCTTTTCTTGAGTGCGAAGTCAAAACTGTTGAAACGCATATTCATCAGTTGGTGAAACAGGATGAGCAGTTGAAACACAACCATCGTCTGTTGAGCAGTATTCCCGCCATCGGCAAAACCACAGCCTGTTGGCTGCTCGCCATACTGGGCGACGGCACTCGGTTTAAAAATGGAAGGGCTGCTGCGACCTACGCCGGACTGACCCCGATGGTCAGACAATCGGGAACGAGTGTAGATAAGCGGGTCGGTATCTCCCGTATCGGACAGAGTGATTTGAGGAAGATACTCTATATGCCTGCGATGGTGTTTTGCTTCGGCATACATAAAGACAGTATTTACAGCCCGTTTGTCCAACGCTTGCTGGAGCGTAATAAACTGGCGAAAAAAGCCGTGATTGTGGCTCTGATGCGTAAACTCGTGACCATTGCCCAATCTGTATTGAAGTACCAACAACCCTTTAATGAAGAACGCTATGCGAAAATGTGTCTGGATAAGGCTTGATTTGTTGGGGGGCTTATAGTATCTACACCCTGTTTAAAAACCGTATGAATTATTCAGTATATGCGCTTATCCGATTACCGTATCTTTGTTGTGCGATTACAAAAACAAGCCGTCTGAAAACAGGCTTGGCGGTTTGTGCTTGGTAAAAACCCGCTTTACTTGTTTTCAGACGGCATAGTGATGGGATTTCGGGTTTACAGGCTGCCCAAAACGATGCGCAATACACGGCGCAGCGGTTCGGCTGCACCCCACAGCAGTTGGTCGCCGACGGTAAAGGCGCTGATGTATTCGCCGCCCATCGCCAGTTTGCGGATACGGCCGACCGGTACGGACAGGGTGCCGGTTACTTTGGCCGGAGTCAATTCGTTCATGCTGGCTTCTTTTTGGTTCGGCACAACTTTCACCCAGTCGTTTGCGCCTGCCAAAATGGCTTCGATTTCTTCAACCGGCAAATCTTTTTTCAGTTTCAGAGTGATGGCCTGACTGTGGCAACGCATTGCGCCGATACGCACGCACAAGCCGTCGATAACAACCGGGTTGTTTCCTGTGCCGAGAATTTTGTTGGTTTCTACGCCGCCCTTCCATTCTTCTTTAGACTGGCCGTTGCCCAAGTCGGCATCAATCCACGGAATCAGGCTGCCTGCCAGCGGCACGCCGAAATTGGCTTTCGGGTAGTCGCCGCTGCGCAAGAAGTCGGACACTTCGCGGTCGATGTCCAAAATGGCGCTGGCCGGATCGGCGAGTTTGTCGGCCACACGTTCGTGGATTGCGCCCATGCCGCTGATTAATTCCCGCATGTTTTTGGCACCGGCACCGGAAGCGGCCTGATAAGTCATGGAAGTTGCCCACTCTACCAAGCCGTTTTCAAACAGGCCGCCGAGTGCCATCAGCATCAGGGAAACGGTGCAGTTGCCGCCGACATAGTTTTTCACGCCGTTTTTCAGGCCTTGGTCGATAACGTTGCGGTTCACAGGGTCTAAAACGATGATGGCATCGTCTGCCATACGCAGCGAAGAAGCGGCATCAATCCAGTAGCCGTTCCAGCCGCTGTCGCGCAGGGGTTGGAACACGGCTTTGGTGTAATCGCCGCCCTGACAGGTTACGATGATGTCCATCTTAGCCAGTTCGGCAATGTCGTTGGCATCCAGCAGCGTTTTGGCTGTTTGGCCGAAATCCGGCGCTGCGCCGCCTACGTTTGAGGTGGTAAAGAAAAACGCTTCTTTAATGTGGGCAAAGTCGTTTTCCTGCTGCATACGCTGCATCAATACCGAACCGACCATACCCCGCCAGCCGACAAAACCTACTTTCATGTTGTGCTCCTTGCTAAGATTTAAGATTGTTGACATTCTGAAATGAGAACCCGTTTTTTAACTCTATTTCGGGGAAATGTAAAGGCTTTCAGGCGGAAATTTAACATATATATAGTGAATTCACTAAAAAGTAGGACAAGGCGGCGAGCCGAAGACAGTATGAGTAATACGGCTAGGCGAGCCAACGCCGTCATACTTTTAAAGTGGATTCACTATAGTTAAAACACCAAATTTTCCATACACAAGCAGGCGTAGTTTGTGGTTAGCGAGGCACGAGCGTAACCTAACAAACCTTATGTTTCAAGGTATTTCAATCGTGTTGGGACACGACCCAATCTACGCCCTGTTTAAAAATCGTATGAATTATTCAGTGAATTCACTATAGTGAATTTGCGGAAACCCAAAGCGTTTTCAGACGGCCTGTGATGCCGTCTGAAAACGGCAACGGCGGGAAAAAGACATGAAAAAAAAGTTCAGCCGTTTAGCTGAACCTTTTTCTTTTTTGGTGGAGGTAAGCGGGATCGAACCGCTGACCTCTTGCATGCCATGCAAGCGCTCTACCAACTGAGCTATACCCCCGAATGTGGTGGCGAATCAGGGATTCGAACCCCGGACACAAGGATTATGATTCCTCTGCTCTAACCGACTGAGCTAATTCGCCTGTGAAGCCGCCATTATAGGGCTTTTAAAAAATTTGGCAAGTGTTTGCGCCACGCTCGGCGGCATTTTTTTGATTGTTTTTTGATTTTTAATGGAAAAAAATAGGGCAAAACAGGCAAGGCCGTCTGAAAACGGGCGGCGGCAAGGCTCAGGTAATCCGTTATCGGTTTGCATTGCCCCGACCGTGAATCCACTATAGCGGGCGGAATCGGGAAAACAATGGTAAAATCCGGCGGGTTTTTACCGGCATTTTTGCCGTTCAAAGGGAAAAAAGAACATGTTTT
This window encodes:
- a CDS encoding IS110 family transposase → MMDTPFYFIGIDIAKLKFDVAVKKSAKVYQHHRFENHPQGFAALSEWLNSFSDKPLYIVMEATNVYHERLCEYLYTAGHSVVVINPKCAANFAKGLNLRSKTDKADAKLLARLAESYVHEFDLWQPKGNNEKALLRQLRHLEHLKAALTKEKVRLQMLLDEYAMVSSERLIAFLECEVKTVETHIHQLVKQDEQLKHNHRLLSSIPAIGKTTACWLLAILGDGTRFKNGRAAATYAGLTPMVRQSGTSVDKRVGISRIGQSDLRKILYMPAMVFCFGIHKDSIYSPFVQRLLERNKLAKKAVIVALMRKLVTIAQSVLKYQQPFNEERYAKMCLDKA
- the asd gene encoding aspartate-semialdehyde dehydrogenase; the protein is MKVGFVGWRGMVGSVLMQRMQQENDFAHIKEAFFFTTSNVGGAAPDFGQTAKTLLDANDIAELAKMDIIVTCQGGDYTKAVFQPLRDSGWNGYWIDAASSLRMADDAIIVLDPVNRNVIDQGLKNGVKNYVGGNCTVSLMLMALGGLFENGLVEWATSMTYQAASGAGAKNMRELISGMGAIHERVADKLADPASAILDIDREVSDFLRSGDYPKANFGVPLAGSLIPWIDADLGNGQSKEEWKGGVETNKILGTGNNPVVIDGLCVRIGAMRCHSQAITLKLKKDLPVEEIEAILAGANDWVKVVPNQKEASMNELTPAKVTGTLSVPVGRIRKLAMGGEYISAFTVGDQLLWGAAEPLRRVLRIVLGSL
- a CDS encoding class I SAM-dependent methyltransferase — translated: MLAILPFAHSLLQHAIRSGDCVLDGTAGNGHDTLLLARCVGDSGTVYAFDIQETALAATRQRLQQADMLRQVRLIHAGHQRLSEFVRRPLAAAVFNFGYLPHGDKTITTQAETSIQAVAQTLNLLKTGGIAVLVLYHGHAAGKTEAQALLDYAAKLPQQQFKVLQYQFINQQNSPPFILAIEKTGLT
- a CDS encoding TIGR01244 family sulfur transferase, whose product is MSIQKLTDTLYIAPQLTQSDIEQAAALGIQTVICNRPDGEDPAQPEFAQIRQSLAAHNITALHQPIASPNHIQAADIDTFAAALQTVPAPILAYCRSGTRSALLWGLAQIRNGGNPATVLAAAQAARIDLSRFVPMLEDAAK
- a CDS encoding M61 family metallopeptidase; its protein translation is MLNYTVRPKCLPHEWEITLSFIKNNTLPLEISLPNWVPGSYLVRDFSRHITSLKAFCNKQPAVLQQKSKNIWTADACEGEWQICYTVYAFDTSVRGAFLNTERGFFDGACLFLRISGYETLPHRLTFEHLPERWQTATSMPQIAPHTFQTASYAEFIDHPFEFGQIEFLEFEAAGIAHRIALSGIYPEFDRNRLINDVQKICAAELAAFPAPAPFTEYLFLLHLGDNIYGGLEHLSSTALQSDRHSLPAAGMEEADDAYTQLLGLFSHEYFHAWNVKSIKPAAFAPYDLNQECYTEQLWAFEGITSYYDDLFLARSGVIAPEAYLKLLGQLISRIRQTPGRLKQSLAESSFTAWNKFYKQDENSSNAIVSYYQKGALAALCLDLTIRRQSNGKTSLDNVMRRLYQDWLEHGTGIPEGGWEARCQEITGLNLEAYFQTALSSTDELPLENCLQSAGITLEWQQPNAAAPIGARFTQHADHAVLTQVLNSSSAENGGLCPHDKIIALNGYACTDLAAQWRKLAVGDSAAVHFFRNGILRQTVLTAQAAEADTAALHIADQRLFENWLFNH